The uncultured Subdoligranulum sp. genomic sequence CCTGGCGGTCACGGTGGTGTTCTACTTCATTCTCCGGGCCTTCGGCACCGCCAACCTGCTGCCCAGCACCCTCTCGGTGACTACCAGTTTCCTGGCCGTCTACCTCACCGCCCGGCGCAGCCCCGCCTTCGCGGCGGCCTACGCCGCCAACGACCTGGTGCTCATCCTGCTGTGGGGGCTGGCTGCGCTCGAAGACCCCGCCTATCTGTCGGTGGTGGTCTGCTTCGTGATGTTCTTTGCCAACGATATCTACGGTTTCATCAACTGGTCCCGGATGCGTCAGCGTCAGGCGGCCGCCGCATAACCAAACCCCGGCGGGGAAAATCCCCGCCGGGGTTTGCTTTTACTTTGTCTTCTTTTTTTCGCGCCATTCCTTGTCCGCCCGGCGGCGTTCTTCCCTGGTTTTTCGGTCGGCGATGAGCGCATACACAAAAGCCGGCAGCGAGAAGAGCACCGCCAGCCCGAACCCCGGGAGCAGCGGCAGCGGATGCACCTTGAGCACGATCCCCAGAATGAACCAGCTGATGCCAAAAATCACCATGCCGATGCCGTTCGCCCGCATATAGTCCGGCGTCCAGCTCTTGTATCTGTATCGTTCCGGGATGTTCTGAATGCCCAGAATGCCGAGAATTCCATACCCGGTCCAGAATATGCTGAGGACCCAAATGGAAGGGACACTCATGGCTGTACCTCCTTGCGGCGGGTGGCTTGCTTTGCCCTGAGTATACCATACACGCCGCCCCGGCGCAACGGCGGGTCGCTGTGTTGTATTTTTTAGGGTATTGTGGTAAAATGTAGTATCTATTGGTATGCTATTCTAAAAGGAAAAGGTGCCCTATGGCTGAAAACATCCAAACTTCCCGCCCGGCCGACGACGGCTGGACGACCATCATCCGGCCCCGCAGCGGCTGGTTTGACATCAACCTGAAGGAACTGTGGCAGTACCGCGACCTGACCGTCATGTTCGTTAAGCGGAACTTCACGGTGCTCTACAAGCAGACCATCCTGGGTCCCGCCTGGATTCTGCTCAACCCCCTCATCACCACGCTGATCTTCAACGTGGTGTTCGGCAACATGGCTGGCATGCCCACCGACGGCGTGCCGGGCTTTCTGTTCTACATGGCCGGCAACACCGTCTGGACCTTCTTCGCCAACTGCGTCAACAACACCGCCAACACCTTCGTGACCAACTCCCAGGTGTTCGGCAAGGTCTACTTTCCCCGGCTGACCATGCCGGTGAGCCAGGTGCTCACCAGCCTCATCAACTTCCTGATCCAGGCGGCCATGTATCTGGTGTTCTGGCTCTACTTCTTCGCCACCGGCGCCGAGGTGCATTTCACCCTCTGGACTATCGCCATTCCGCTGGTCATGCTCCAGGTCATGCTGCTGGGTCTGGGCGTGGGCATCATCGTCTCCTCCCTGACCACCAAATACCGGGACCTGGCCATCGCCGTGGGCTTCGGCGTCCAGCTGTGGATGTACGCCTCTCCGGTGGTCTATCCCCTCTC encodes the following:
- a CDS encoding ABC transporter permease, which codes for MAENIQTSRPADDGWTTIIRPRSGWFDINLKELWQYRDLTVMFVKRNFTVLYKQTILGPAWILLNPLITTLIFNVVFGNMAGMPTDGVPGFLFYMAGNTVWTFFANCVNNTANTFVTNSQVFGKVYFPRLTMPVSQVLTSLINFLIQAAMYLVFWLYFFATGAEVHFTLWTIAIPLVMLQVMLLGLGVGIIVSSLTTKYRDLAIAVGFGVQLWMYASPVVYPLSMLDESPRLKVLVELNPMTAPIEVFRAATLGTGSVSAGAILYSVVFTLVALVLGVVLFSRIEKTFMDTV